The proteins below come from a single Dermacentor albipictus isolate Rhodes 1998 colony chromosome 7, USDA_Dalb.pri_finalv2, whole genome shotgun sequence genomic window:
- the LOC139048095 gene encoding BTB/POZ domain-containing protein 6-like: protein MAYCESCRAKLPEAKDSEIQHPFSIESFLDSGEFTDFEFRVKPEDHPDIPERRFRAHKLFLAMRNEVFHAMFFGNLAEKSEVVITDVHPDGFDLLLRYLYSGKPKMKSIDDALHARFAAKKYLVQDLVDACGLYIEKNLKAERLCSFIDYFMQSREPEIDTIAETILTSPKAPDVLTSKEFNVALEETVRYIVERIRKVSEDSVTKAVFGWAQEQCVKSLQSESPLEVKAIMRTFFPKLRFLTMTAEEFVVGPGSWGLLEDAENLALLRNIVKNGSQPLPEGFCTVTDDRF from the exons TTCAGCATCGAGAGTTTCCTGGACAGCGGTGAGTTCACAGATTTCGAGTTCCGGGTGAAGCCGGAGGACCATCCCGACATCCCCGAGCGGAGATTCCGTGCACACAAACTGTTCCTGGCCATGAGAAATGAAGTGTTTCATGCCATGTTTTTCGGAAACCTTGCCGAGAAAAGCGAGGTGGTTATCACGGATGTCCACCCAGACGGCTTCGACTTGCTGCTCAG GTACCTGTATTCCGGCAAGCCTAAGATGAAGAGCATCGACGACGCGCTGCACGCAAGGTTCGCCGCCAAGAAGTACCTGGTTCAGGACTTAGTAGACGCTTGCGGCCTCTATATTGAGAAAAACCTCAAAGCTGAGCGGCTGTGCTCGTTCATCGACTACTTCATGCAAAGCCGCGAGCCAGAAATAGACACCATTGCGGAGACGATCCTGACGTCACCTAAAGCCCCGGACGTCCTCACCTCGAAGGAATTCAACGTCGCCCTTGAGGAAACCGTTCGATACATCGTGGAGAGGATCAGAAAGGTTTCCGAGGACAGCGTGACCAAGGCCGTGTTCGGCTGGGCCCAGGAACAGTGCGTCAAGAGCCTGCAGTCGGAGAGTCCGCTAGAAGTGAAGGCGATAATGCGCACTTTTTTTCCGAAGTTGCGATTCTTGACCATGACAGCTGAAGAGTTTGTGGTAGGACCAGGTTCCTGGGGTCTGCTCGAAGATGCCGAGAACCTCGCATTACTGCGCAATATCGTAAAGAATGGATCCCAGCCGCTACCCGAAGGATTTTGCACCGTCACTGACGATCGCTTCTAA